Proteins encoded by one window of Cannabis sativa cultivar Pink pepper isolate KNU-18-1 chromosome 4, ASM2916894v1, whole genome shotgun sequence:
- the LOC133036670 gene encoding uncharacterized protein LOC133036670, giving the protein MLQVWDYKFSPSDFYRSKCVCTSVYSVIDNIKNTLSVNLLSLFRQTQFGHFLDMPEFVFHPQVVHSLLLREVFQPNPKEFWAKVAGRCIRFNAEEFYLISGLDCFGDCNKLLFSQETNRLVETCFRGVKTIDHKAIEDAFLGSRWGLDESLGLKMVVLYFIQCFLLSNTLDKEVSRFDLDVVDSGRWDEYCWGRESFELTIDSFKGRIQHGIIMKNRKAEKGGQYDGWYRALGCPWVFTVWFYECCPAMVNSFCKRVSSSIPRILNWSNTIVTKNPTLRDLKGKIFDLPLDKLKIKNMRPTDEERQQLQLDGLFLDESINDRGVAKQSFEGGSSSKKSDSADIDWMKSKLEMVISNQSSLAEDFISLRCFVDFNFKSVMTVIKDIQEKVNAIHRRPSDEVFIHILLFRFFHIFFKVSLLFYLSFIYVG; this is encoded by the exons ATGTTGCAGGTTTGGGACTACAAATTTAGTCCTTCTGATTTTTATAGATCTAAGTGTGTATGCACCAGTGTTTATTCCGTGATAGATAATATTAAGAACACTTTATCTGTTAATTTGCTTTCTTTGTTTCGTCAAACTCAGTTTGGGCATTTTCTGGATATGCCTGAGTTTGTTTTTCATCCGCAAGTCGTACATAGTTTATTACTAAGGGAAGTTTTCCAGCCCAATCCTAAAGAGTTTTGGGCTAAGGTTGCTGGCCGTTGCATACGGTTTAATGCCGAAGAATTTTACTTGATTTCTGGATTAGATTGTTTCGGTGATtgcaacaagttgttgttttcacAGGAAACAAATCGATTGGTAGAAACATGTTTCCGTGGTGTAAAAACTATTGACCACAAAGCCATCGAGGATGCTTTTTTGGGTAGTCGGTGGGGTTTGGATGAGTCTCTTGGTTTGAAAATGGTTGTTTTGTATTTCATtcagtgttttcttcttagcaatACTCTTGACAAAGAAGTGTCTAGGTTTGATCTAGATGTAGTGGATAGTGGTCGGTGGGACgagtattgttggggtagggaATCATTTGAATTGACAATTGACTCATTCAAAGGTAGGATCCAGCATGGgattattatgaaaaataggaAGGCAGAGAAGGGAGGCCAATATGATGGCTGGTATAGGGCATTGGGATGTCCTTGGGTTTTCACGGTTTGGTTTTATGAATGCTGTCCTGCAATGGTGAACTCTTTCTGTAAGAGAGTTTCATCTTCTATTCCAAGGATTCTGAACTGGAGCAACACCAtcgtcaccaaaaatccaactcTTCGAGACTTGAAGGGCAAGATTTTTGATTTACCTTTGGACAAG TTGAAGATAAAAAACATGCGTCCTACTGATGAAGAGAGGCAGCAGCTTCAACTTGACGGTTTATTTCTCGATGAATCTATTAATGACCGTGGTGTAGCGAAGCAATCCTTTGAGGGTGGGTCATCTTCAAAGAAGTCTGATTCAGCAGATATTGATTGGATGAAATCTAAGTTGGAGATGGTCATTTCGAATCAATCATCATTGGCCGAGGACTTCATTTCAttgaggtgttttgttgattttaatttcaagtccgtaatgactgtaattaaggatatccaggagaaggttaatgccattcatcgtcgtccttctgatgaggtatttattcatattttattgtttaggttttttcatattttttttaaagtttctttactgttttatttaagtttcatttatgttggttga
- the LOC133036671 gene encoding uncharacterized protein LOC133036671 isoform X2, with amino-acid sequence MFMNDSHMNTIFYYLRKKGKYSSAVTLNFATTDCLFDDSIQALYHKYNKAKSMKTKMSHIHAAHPIAHYIRGMRIPCSKPWYEADHVLFIINLRRESHWVFGRLDLNEGMLFLYNSLRTAKMNAAARNAMKAYSVLLPLFFDLLGFWKNRAQAPASGSDPTAPLRIVELSGLPSQQKNDCGAYVAAFAEFFIHGKDVPADFDIEVYRTRLASLFFSYGQRKIDESIDSEDEKQNKSSKASKLKK; translated from the exons ATGTTTATGAACGACTCG catatgaacaccatattctattaccttcggaaaaaaggtaaatattCTTCCGCTGTGACGTTGAATTTCGCAACTACTGATTGTCTCTTTGATGATTCCATCCAAGCTTTGTACCACAAGTATAACAAGGCCAAGTCAATGAAGACTAAGATGTCACACATTCACGCTGCCCACCCAATAGCGCATTACATCCGAGGTATGCGCATTCCCTGTTCCAAGCCTTGGTATGAAGCCGATCATGTGTTATTCATCATCAATTTAAGAAGGGAAAGTCATTGGGTGTTTGGGCGTCTTGACTTGAACGAAGGGATGTTGTTTCTGTACAATTCTTTGAGGACCGCGAAGATGAATGCTGCAGCTAGGAATGCCATGAAGGCTTATTCTGTGTTGCTGCCTTTGTTTTTCGATTTACTTGGGTTCTGGAAGAATAGGGCACAAGCTCCTGCCTCAGGTTCTGACCCTACAGCTCCCTTAAGAATCGTGGAGCTTAGTGGTCTTCCGTCTCAGCAGAAGAA TGATTGCGGAGCATATGTTGCTGCCTTTGCTGAATTCTTTATCCACGGAAAGGATGTCCCTGCGGACTTTGACATCGAAGTTTATCGTACCCGACTTGCTTCACTTTTCTTCTCGTACGGCCAAAGGAAAATTGATGAAAGCATTGACAGCGAGGATGAGAAGCAAAACAAGTCTTCTAAGGCatctaaattgaaaaaatag
- the LOC133036671 gene encoding uncharacterized protein LOC133036671 isoform X1, which translates to MFLSFDTVLQFFYSCSTFSFVFLCCFFSQHMNTIFYYLRKKGKYSSAVTLNFATTDCLFDDSIQALYHKYNKAKSMKTKMSHIHAAHPIAHYIRGMRIPCSKPWYEADHVLFIINLRRESHWVFGRLDLNEGMLFLYNSLRTAKMNAAARNAMKAYSVLLPLFFDLLGFWKNRAQAPASGSDPTAPLRIVELSGLPSQQKNDCGAYVAAFAEFFIHGKDVPADFDIEVYRTRLASLFFSYGQRKIDESIDSEDEKQNKSSKASKLKK; encoded by the exons ATGTTTTTAAGTTTTGATACTGTATTACAGTTTTTTTACAGTTGTTCAACCTTTTCAtttgtgtttctgtgttgttttttttctcagcatatgaacaccatattctattaccttcggaaaaaaggtaaatattCTTCCGCTGTGACGTTGAATTTCGCAACTACTGATTGTCTCTTTGATGATTCCATCCAAGCTTTGTACCACAAGTATAACAAGGCCAAGTCAATGAAGACTAAGATGTCACACATTCACGCTGCCCACCCAATAGCGCATTACATCCGAGGTATGCGCATTCCCTGTTCCAAGCCTTGGTATGAAGCCGATCATGTGTTATTCATCATCAATTTAAGAAGGGAAAGTCATTGGGTGTTTGGGCGTCTTGACTTGAACGAAGGGATGTTGTTTCTGTACAATTCTTTGAGGACCGCGAAGATGAATGCTGCAGCTAGGAATGCCATGAAGGCTTATTCTGTGTTGCTGCCTTTGTTTTTCGATTTACTTGGGTTCTGGAAGAATAGGGCACAAGCTCCTGCCTCAGGTTCTGACCCTACAGCTCCCTTAAGAATCGTGGAGCTTAGTGGTCTTCCGTCTCAGCAGAAGAA TGATTGCGGAGCATATGTTGCTGCCTTTGCTGAATTCTTTATCCACGGAAAGGATGTCCCTGCGGACTTTGACATCGAAGTTTATCGTACCCGACTTGCTTCACTTTTCTTCTCGTACGGCCAAAGGAAAATTGATGAAAGCATTGACAGCGAGGATGAGAAGCAAAACAAGTCTTCTAAGGCatctaaattgaaaaaatag